One window from the genome of Mycolicibacterium gadium encodes:
- a CDS encoding class I SAM-dependent methyltransferase, with amino-acid sequence MTGREALPLAGRCDADMPGHWLLARLGKRVLRPGGLELTTRVLAAAGIGGADVVELGPGLGRTARDIVALRPRSYVGVDDTAAATEAVREVVKPVDGTVVVADAAATGLPGASADVVVGEAMLTMQGDKAKRAIVAEAFRILRPGGRYAIHELGLKPDSMPQETKDDIRRDLARSIKVNARPLTAAEWTQLLSDAGFEDIKVDYAPMALLNPARVLADEGLLGALRIVGNLIVRGAARRRVIGMRLTFHRYRHALTAVAAVGVVPSS; translated from the coding sequence ATGACAGGCAGAGAGGCCCTTCCGTTGGCTGGGCGATGTGACGCCGACATGCCGGGGCACTGGCTACTGGCACGGCTGGGCAAGCGGGTGTTGCGACCCGGCGGCCTCGAGCTGACCACCCGGGTGCTCGCTGCCGCCGGAATCGGCGGAGCTGACGTCGTGGAACTCGGCCCCGGGCTGGGCCGCACCGCACGTGACATCGTCGCGTTGCGCCCACGGTCGTATGTCGGGGTCGATGACACAGCCGCAGCGACCGAGGCAGTGCGCGAAGTCGTAAAGCCCGTCGACGGAACGGTGGTCGTCGCAGATGCCGCGGCCACGGGTCTTCCCGGCGCCAGCGCCGACGTCGTTGTGGGCGAAGCGATGCTGACTATGCAGGGTGATAAAGCCAAACGCGCGATCGTCGCCGAGGCATTCCGCATCCTGCGCCCCGGCGGCCGCTATGCGATCCACGAGTTGGGGCTGAAACCTGACTCAATGCCTCAGGAGACCAAAGACGATATCCGGCGTGATCTCGCGCGATCGATCAAGGTCAATGCGCGTCCGCTCACCGCGGCCGAATGGACGCAGTTGCTGTCTGACGCCGGCTTCGAGGACATCAAGGTTGACTACGCACCAATGGCTCTGCTAAACCCGGCACGCGTGCTGGCCGACGAAGGTTTGCTGGGTGCGTTGCGGATCGTCGGCAACCTGATCGTCCGCGGCGCCGCGCGGCGGCGGGTGATCGGCATGCGCCTGACCTTTCACCGGTACCGGCACGCCCTGACGGCGGTCGCGGCTGTCGGCGTCGTGCCGTCGTCATGA
- a CDS encoding ABC transporter permease: MSAAPALIARSLEAERVRTSGRSRLWTVVVPAAGVVPMIITFGIAAVAEAFARIPGQLSVLAVSTSNAAYWVITITVVLVAVAAADGQASESRYRAREYAHLAFAQPWPVLAGRWLFYGSVGAVVTVVTLIAVLVALPLISPLVYGSVSPTDPVGYRLLWTGPVLAFAAAGAGVGVGALIRSPLGAVGVILLWAYVAESAAGYLPSGASMQRFMPLLNAVYATGQDTVLIPPWGKDAALLYACALLSAIFMVAVAERTIRK, encoded by the coding sequence ATGAGCGCCGCGCCCGCGCTGATCGCGCGCAGCCTCGAAGCGGAACGCGTCCGCACCAGTGGCCGCAGCCGGCTATGGACGGTCGTCGTGCCCGCCGCCGGCGTCGTCCCGATGATCATCACTTTCGGAATCGCCGCTGTGGCAGAGGCGTTCGCCCGCATACCAGGGCAGCTTTCAGTACTGGCAGTGTCGACCTCTAATGCCGCATACTGGGTCATCACTATCACCGTCGTGCTGGTCGCCGTTGCGGCCGCGGACGGACAGGCTTCCGAAAGCCGATATCGTGCAAGGGAATACGCGCATCTAGCGTTCGCCCAACCGTGGCCGGTACTGGCCGGCCGCTGGTTGTTCTACGGGTCAGTCGGCGCGGTCGTCACCGTTGTCACGCTGATTGCCGTTCTTGTGGCGCTACCGCTCATCTCGCCGCTGGTGTACGGATCGGTGTCGCCCACCGATCCGGTCGGTTACCGTCTGCTCTGGACTGGCCCTGTGCTCGCCTTCGCTGCCGCAGGCGCCGGTGTAGGCGTCGGTGCGCTGATCCGGTCGCCTCTCGGTGCTGTCGGTGTGATCTTGCTGTGGGCGTATGTCGCCGAGTCGGCCGCCGGGTATCTGCCCAGCGGGGCGTCGATGCAGCGCTTCATGCCCCTGCTGAACGCGGTGTACGCGACGGGGCAGGACACCGTGCTGATCCCTCCGTGGGGAAAGGACGCCGCGCTGCTCTACGCGTGCGCATTGTTAAGCGCGATCTTCATGGTCGCCGTGGCCGAAAGGACGATCCGAAAATGA
- a CDS encoding ABC transporter ATP-binding protein has protein sequence MIETIGLTKSFGSSRAVDGVTVEFPAGSVTALLGLNGAGKTTLLRLIAGLDRPDAGTVAVCRQPRSGGPRLLGVHLGPDAMNPKHTVHRHLAWLAALSGIGSARVDAILDETGLLGQRSVRIGRLSLGARQRLAIAGALLGEPRALLFDEPLNGLDVPGIVWFRSLLRRLAKAGCTVVVATHLLGEVALTADRIALLVDGQIQTVGALQQLAPEGEDTREWLENALLEYA, from the coding sequence GTGATCGAAACCATTGGATTGACAAAGTCTTTCGGAAGCAGCCGCGCCGTCGATGGCGTCACCGTCGAATTTCCCGCGGGCTCCGTCACGGCGCTGCTCGGTCTCAACGGCGCGGGCAAGACCACCCTGTTGCGTCTGATCGCGGGCCTCGATCGCCCCGACGCTGGCACAGTCGCCGTGTGTCGGCAGCCCCGATCCGGCGGCCCTCGACTACTCGGCGTCCACCTCGGTCCCGACGCGATGAACCCGAAACACACCGTGCACCGGCACCTGGCCTGGCTGGCCGCGCTATCCGGCATCGGTTCGGCGCGCGTCGACGCTATCCTCGACGAGACAGGGCTACTCGGCCAGCGGTCCGTGCGCATCGGCCGACTGTCACTGGGCGCGCGGCAGCGGTTGGCCATTGCAGGGGCGCTGCTGGGAGAGCCGCGAGCGCTGCTGTTCGACGAGCCCCTCAACGGTCTCGATGTACCCGGCATCGTCTGGTTCAGGTCACTACTGCGCAGGTTGGCGAAAGCAGGCTGCACGGTGGTGGTCGCCACCCATCTGCTCGGCGAAGTGGCACTCACCGCCGACCGAATCGCACTGCTCGTCGACGGTCAAATCCAAACCGTCGGCGCTCTGCAACAGCTGGCCCCCGAGGGGGAGGACACCCGTGAATGGTTGGAAAACGCGCTGCTGGAATACGCATGA